In Pochonia chlamydosporia 170 chromosome 3, whole genome shotgun sequence, the following are encoded in one genomic region:
- a CDS encoding DNA ligase (polydeoxyribonucleotide synthase) (similar to ATP Aspergillus terreus NIH2624 XP_001218498.1), whose product MVQTSFINGYIRRNTLIPSSFRQFPHTTNFFTVAARVNLGNILRRSLVQLSPGRLRIMAPPKQATLGKFFGAKNPAPTQQTKLAFATRPAVGDGDEDVSAKENTDPDQDSKKRARVASKSGAVKVEEDEDEGPVSKRARRNRVKIEDDEDDEPVKSGVKKEEEDTKDVKIKQSIEEAPNQEEDVKDVKIKKRSQSPDLDRKPSKTPDEEFKEEAASESGSEVEDEKPEVAAKAREKVQTQLKSKTAKHPYPDWKPGSPVPYAALCQTFSLIEMTTKRLIIMEHCSLFLRQVMRLTPDDLLPTVLLMINKLAPDYAGIELGIGESLIMKAIGETTGRSLQVIKADQKDIGDLGLVAVKSRSTQPTMFKPKPLTVRGVHQGLMNIATVTGNGAQGRKVDGIKKLLSAADAHSTVKADITKDKGGPSEAKYIIRFLEGKLRLGLAERTVLVSLAQAIVCHEAEKKGKVPSTTEMENGESILKTVYSELPSYDAIIPAVLEHGIMKLRECCKLRPGVPLKPMLAKPTKAITEVLDRFEGQKFTCEYKYDGERAQIHYVAKDSDQELSQETLGAAREAADGVASIFSRNSEDLSKKYPDILAKLHTWVKNDTKSFVLDCETVAWDVSEKKVLPFQQLMTRKKKDVKLEDVKVKVCVFAFDLLYLNGLPVVEKPLRERRELLQQSFAPVEGEFSFATYMDGQELDEIQLFLDESVKASCEGLMVKMLDGTESGYEPSKRSRNWLKVKKDYLAGVGDSLDLVVLGAYYGRGKRTSVYGAFLLACYNPANDTYETVCNIGTGFSEQVLEELHAQLSEIVIDRPKPFYSHSSGGQHQPDVWFEPRYVWEVRTADLTLSPRYKAGCKEGVDPAGEKGISLRFPRFIKIRDDKKVDEATSSRQVAEMYRKQESVTKNKGPSVDDDFEY is encoded by the exons ATGGTGCAAACTAGCTTTATCAATGGCTACATCCGCCGCAACACGCTGATTCCCAGCTCTTTTCGACAATTTCCTCACACGACGAATTTTTTCACAGTGGCTGCTCGAGTGAACCTGGGGAATATTCTGCGTCGGTCTCTGGTACAATTGTCACCTGGGAGACTGCGCATCATGGCGCCGCCGAAGCAGGCGACTTTGGG GAAATTTTTTGGTGCGAAGAACCCGGCACCGACGCAGCAGACGAAGCTTGCGTTTGCGACGAGACCTGCTGtgggggatggtgatgaggatgtgaGTGCGAAGGAGAATACGGATCCGGATCAGG ATTCGAAGAAGCGAGCGAGGGTGGCTAGCAAGAGTGGTGCGGTGAAGGtcgaagaggatgaggatgagggtCCTGTGTCGAAACGCGCAAGAAGGAATCGAGTCAAgattgaagacgatgaggatgacgaacCTGTGAAGTCGGGTgtcaagaaggaggaagaagataCCAAGGACGTCAAGATCAAACAGTCGATTGAGGAGGCTCCCAATCAGGAAGAAGACGTCAAAGATGTAAAAATCAAGAAAAGGAGCCAAAGTCCGGATTTGGATCGCAAACCTAGCAAGACTCCAGACGAAGAGTTTAAGGAGGAAGCAGCGTCGGAATCTGGCTCTGAAGTGGAAGACGAAAAACCAGAAGTTGCTGCAAAAGCGAGGGAAAAGGTGCAAACACAACTCAAGTCCAAGACGGCGAAGCACCCGTATCCGGATTGGAAACCAGGTTCTCCCGTTCCCTACGCTGCGCTGTGTCAAACATTCTCCTTGATtgagatgacgacgaagcgATTGATAATCATGGAGCACTGTTCGCTGTTTCTTCGACAAGTCATGCGACTTACTCCGGACGATTTGCTCCCCACGGTTCTGCTTATGATCAACAAGCTTGCTCCGGATTACGCGGGCATTGAGCTTGGAATCGGCGAGTCTCTCATCATGAAGGCTATTGGTGAGACTACAGGCCGTAGCTTGCAGGTCATCAAGGCGGATCAGAAGGATATTGGTGACTTGGGGCTCGTTGCCGTCAAGAGTAGATCGACACAGCCGACTATGTTTAAGCCGAAACCGCTTACGGTCAGAGGCGTGCACCAAGGTCTGATGAACATTGCTACTGTTACGGGGAATGGTGCCCAGGGCCGAAAGGTTGAcggcatcaagaagctcttgTCTGCGGCGGATGCTCACTCTACTGTCAAGGCTGACATTACGAAAGACAAGGGCGGTCCGAGTGAAGCCAAGTATATCATTAGATTCCTCGAGGGGAAGCTGAGATTAGGACTTGCTGAACGGACGGTGCTGGTTTCTCTTGCGCAGGCTATTGTCTGTCAtgaggccgagaagaagggcaaggttCCTAGTACCACTGAAATGGAGAATGGGGAGTCCATTCTCAAGACGGTGTACAG TGAACTGCCTAGCTACGACGCCATCATCCCCGCTGTACTGGAACACGGCATCATGAAACTAAGAGAATGCTGCAAGCTGCGTCCCGGTGTTCCCCTAAAACCTATGTTGGCGAAgcccaccaaagccattACCGAGGTCTTGGACCGATTTGAAGGCCAGAAATTCACCTGCGAATACAAGTACGACGGTGAACGAGCGCAGATTCACTACGTCGCCAAGGATTCTGACCAGGAATTGAGTCAGGAAACGCTGGGCGCTGCCAGAGAAGCTGCCGATGGAGTGGCGAGCATCTTCTCCAGAAACTCGGAGGACCTTTCCAAGAAGTATCCCGATATTCTGGCCAAGCTGCACACGTGGGTGAAGAACGACACCAAGAGCTTTGTGTTGGACTGCGAAACCGTCGCGTGGGATGTCTCTGAAAAGAAGGTCCTTCCATTCCAGCAACTTATGACACGAAAGAAAAAAGACGTCAAGTTGGAGGATGTGAAAGTCAAGGTGTGCGTATTCGCTTTTGACCTGTTGTACTTGAATGGTCTGCCTGTGGTTGAAAAGCCACTACGAGAACGACGAGAGCTGCTTCAACAGTCCTTTGCCCCTGTTGAAGGAGAGTTCTCATTCGCTACATACATGGACGGCCAGGAACTCGATGAAATCCAACTCTTCCTAGATGAAAGTGTCAAGGCTTCATGCGAGGGCCTCATGGTCAAGATGCTAGACGGCACAGAAAGCGGATACGAACCCAGCAAGCGTAGTCGAAACTGGCTCAAG GTCAAGAAAGACTACCTCGCCGGCGTAGGCGACTCGCTGGACCTCGTCGTCCTAGGCGCATACTACGGCCGCGGCAAACGCACTTCCGTCTACGGCGCATTCCTCCTCGCGTGCTACAACCCCGCAAACGACACCTACGAAACGGTCTGCAACATCGGCACAGGCTTCTCCGAACAAGTCCTCGAGGAGCTGCACGCCCAGTTATCCGAGATTGTAATCGACCGCCCCAAACCATTCTACTCGCACTCCTCGGGCggccagcaccagccagacGTGTGGTTTGAGCCGCGCTACGTGTGGGAAGTCCGGACGGCGGACCTGACGCTCAGTCCAAGGTACAAGGCTGGCTGTAAGGAGGGCGTTGATCCGGCGGGCGAAAAGGGGATTAGTCTGCGGTTTCCGCGGTTTATTAAGATTCGGGATGATAAGAAGGTGGATGAGGCGACGAGTAGTAGGCAGGTTGCGGAGATGTATAGAAAGCAGGAGAGTGTGACGAAGAATAAGGGCCCGtcggtggatgatgatttcGAGTATTGA
- a CDS encoding pyruvate dehydrogenase E1 component alpha subunit, mitochondrial precursor (similar to Aspergillus terreus NIH2624 XP_001212915.1), producing MFSRALRVQRALPLRTTRVQAPFALASRSVTTDAASASLHNSVPQSEDEAFQVTLSDESFETYELDPPSYTIDVTKKELKQMYYDMVSIRQMEMAADRLYKEKKIRGFCHLSTGQEAVAVGIEHAITKLDDVITAYRCHGFALMRGGTVRSIIGELLGRREGIAYGKGGSMHMFSKGFYGGNGIVGAQVPVGAGLAFAHKYNESKTASIILYGDGASNQGQVFEAFNMAKLWNLPALFGCENNKYGMGTSAARSSALTDYYKRGQYIPGLKVNGMDVLAVKAAVKYGKEWTAADKGPMVLEYVTYRYGGHSMSDPGTTYRTREEIQRMRSTNDPIAGLKQKILDWEVTTEDELKKIDKEARNHVNEEVAIAEAMAVPEPKPSILFEDIFVKGSEPQYIRGRTPDENYYF from the exons ATGTTCTCCAGAGCTCTTCGAGTCCAGAGGGCGTTGCCTCTGCGCACCACCAGGGTCCAGGCTCCCTTTGCCTTGGCCTCGCGATCAGTTACCACCGACGCTGCGTCCGCGTCGCTTCATAACTCTGTCCCTCAG TCCGAGGACGAGGCCTTCCAGGTCACCTTGAGCGATGAGAGCTTCGAGACTTACGAGCTGGACCCTCCTTCTTACACTATTGATGTGACTAAGAAGGAGTTGAAGCAGATGTACTACGACATGGTTAGCATCAG ACAGATGGAAATGGCGGCCGACCGTCTGtacaaggagaagaagatccGTGGTTTCTGCCACTTGTCTACTGGACAGGAGGCCGTTGCCGTTGGTATCGAacacgccatcaccaagttGGACGACGTCATTACCGCCTACCGATGCCACGGTTTCGCCTTGATGCGCGGTGGTACTGTCCGATCCATCATTGGCGAGTTGCTTGGCCGACGTGAGGGTATTGCCTACGGAAAGGGCGGCTCCATGCACATGTTCTCCAAGGGTTTCTACGGTGGCAATGGTATTGTTGGCGCTCAGGTTCctgttggtgctggtctGGCTTTTGCCCACAAGTACAACGAGAGCAAGACCGCCAGTATCATCTTGTATGGTGATGGTGCCAGTAACCAGGGCCAGGTGTTTGAGGCTTTCAACATGGCGAAGCTGTGGAACTTGCCTGCTCTGTTTGGTTGCGAGA ACAACAAGTACGGCATGGGTACTTCTGCTGCTCGATCATCCGCTTTGACCGACTACTACAAGCGTGGACAGTACATCCCCGGTCTCAAGGTTAACGGCATGGACgtcttggctgtcaaggCTGCTGTCAAGTATGGCAAGGAGTGGACTGCCGCCGATAAGGGCCCCATGGTTCTCGAGTACGTCACCTACCGATACGGAGGTCACTCCATGTCCGATCCCGGTACTACTTACCGTACCCGTGAGGAGATTCAGCGCATGCGATCCACCAACGACCCCATTGCCGGACTGAAGCAGAAGATCTTGGACTGGGAGGTCACCACCGAGgatgagttgaagaagattgacaagGAGGCCCGAAACCACGTCAACGAGGAGGTTGCAATTGCTGAGGCTATGGCTGTTCCCGAGCCCAAGCCCTCAATTCTGTTTGAGGATATCTTTGTCAAGGGTTCTGAGCCCCAGTACATCCGTGGCCGTACCCCCGACGAGAACTACTACTTCTAA
- a CDS encoding F-box and WD repeat-containing protein (similar to Neosartorya fischeri NRRL 181 XP_001260666.1) — protein MDGYNRPMGFSERRGSILTEELALNTGNTTMSNPRIEKLPQQHARQMRGPPTPSMPTPATDFDQQLTGSPPPPPTPAASPGPAQCQPDWSDAADDEDFFLAKVRQHFKNCSGPQRTRVLADLLNLCTSQQLSFVHQFVSPLLKKDPFTSLPDELCLRILSFIDDPKVLARASQVSKRWRDLLSDDMTWKNLCVKHDYGRRLSEINAPSPVLPMRSAAHALANADYDMVTSSSFPGSYPLSGHNSGSRSFDGAMARPKLRSYKSHFKQRYLVEAAWRSGGTSVHRNITQEGGVVTSLHLTPKYIIVALDNAKIHVFDTNGDSQRTLQGHVMGVWAMVPWEDTMVSGGCDRDVRVWDLKTGACLHTLRGHTSTVRCLKMADANTAISGSRDTTLRIWDIRTGLCRNVLVGHQSSVRCLEIKGDIVVSGSYDTFARVWSISEGRCLQTLQGHFSQIYAIAFDGKRVVTGSLDTNVRVWDPTTGECLAILQGHTSLVGQLQMRGDTLVTGGSDGSVRVWSLEKMCPIHRLAAHDNSVTSLQFDDTRVVSGGSDGRVKIWDLKTGHLVRELIAQGEAVWRVAFEDEKCVALALRQGRTVMEVWSFSPPEEQLYERPLSLQQRILEDNPNRPLSAMALDYRAGEAAVAGSSRDNQDVDMQDAGPAAGPSTAPLQGGNKTFFHDD, from the exons ATGGACGGCTATAACCGACCCATGGGCTTTTCTGAGAGGAGGGGAAGCATCTTGACCGAGGAGTTGGCACTCAATACCGGCAATACCACCATGAGCAATCCGAGGATAGAGAAGCTGCCGCAACAACACGCTCGACAGATGAGAGGACCCCCTACTCCCAGCATGCCCACGCCCGCGACAGACTTTGACCAACAATTGACGGGatcaccaccgccgcctcctaCACCAGCCGCTTCTCCGGGTCCGGCGCAATGTCAGCCTGATTGGAGTGACGCTGCAGATGACGAAGATTTTTTTCTGGCCAAGGTTCGCCAGCACTTTAAGAACTGCTCAGGGCCTCAACGCACGAGGGTCCTGGCCGATTTGCTCAACCTTTGCACCAGTCAGCAGTTGAGCTTCGTACACCAATTTGTCAGCCCACTGCTCAAAAAGGATCCCTTTACCAGCTTACCGGACGAACTGTGCTTGAGG ATTTTGTCCTTTATCGATGACCCCAAAGTTTTGGCTCGGGCTTCACAGGTATCAAAACGATGGCGAGACCTCCTCAGCgacgacatgacatggaaAAACCTTTGCGTCAAACACGACTATGGCCGCCGATTGTCCGAAATCAACGCCCCATCGCCAGTTTTGCCAATGAGGTCGGCTGCGCATGCTCTGGCCAATGCCGACTATGATATGGtaaccagcagcagctttcCCGGTTCCTATCCGCTTTCTGGACACAACTCTGGATCCAGAAGTTTTGACGGCGCCATGGCACGACCCAAGCTTCGGTCGTACAAATCCCACTTTAAACAGAGATATTTGGTCGAGGCCGCATGGAGATCAGGCGGAACCAGTGTTCACCGCAACATCACGCAGGAAGGTGGCGTCGTCACCAGCTTGCATTTGACGCCAAAATACATCATAGTGGCTCTAGATAACGCCAAGATTCACGTATTTGACACAAATGGCGACTCCCAACGCACATTACAGGGACATGTGATGGGAGTCTGGGCCATGGTGCCTTGGGAGGATACCATGGTGAGCGGTGGTTGCGACCGTGACGTCCGCGTATGGGACCTTAAGACCGG CGCATGTCTCCATACACTGCGTGGGCACACTTCTACGGTGAGATGCCTCAAgatggctgatgccaatACCGCCATCTCTGGCTCTCGCGATACGACTCTTCGGATTTGGGATATAAGAACAGGGCTGTGCCGCAATGTACTGGTCGGGCATCAGTCGAGCGTACGATGCTTAGAAATCAAGGGCGACATCGTTGTTTCAGGCAGCTATGATACCTTTGCAAGAGTATGGAGCATCTCGGAAGGGCGTTGTCTTCAGACCCTGCAAGGTCACTTTAGCCAGATATACGCCATTGCTTTTGACGGGAAGCGAGTAGTCACTGGCAGTTTGGATACCAATGTCCGGGTTTGGGACCCTACCACTGG TGAATGTCTCGCGATCCTGCAAGGTCATACATCGCTGGTTGGGCAATTGCAAATGCGTGGAGACACTCTTGTCACAGGAGGATCTGATGGATCGGTTCGAGTTTGGTCACTGGAAAAGATGTGTCCTATTCATCGTCTCGCCGCGCACGACAACAGCGTGACCAGCTTACAGTTTGATGATACCAGAGTTGTCAGTGGAGGTAGTGATGGCCGTGTCAAGATTTGGGATCTTAAAACCGGTCACCTCGTCCGAGAGCTCATCgcccaaggagaagcagtcTGGCGAGTTGCATTTGAAGACGAGAAGTGCGTTGCTTTGGCCCTGAGACAAGGTCGCACAGTGATGGAG GTTTGGTCATTCTCGCCACCTGAAGAACAACTCTATGAGCGGCCGCTGTCACTTCAACAGCGCATCCTCGAGGATAACCCAAACCGGCCTTTGAGTGCCATGGCACTCGACTATagagctggagaagcagctgTTGCAGGATCAAGCCGTGATAACCAAGACGTCGACATGCAAGATGCTGGACCTGCGGCAGGCCCATCCACAGCACCGCTGCAGGGCGGAAACAAAACGTTCTTTCATGACGACTAG
- a CDS encoding MFS amine transporter (similar to Metarhizium acridum CQMa 102 XP_007811406.1), with amino-acid sequence MTARNVWETITRKGKRPLFLELRSSVTFIILMVSIAVFTDIFPYAVVVPVLPFALQTRAGVAEDKVQFWISVSLAAFGAAILVSAPVWGVLADRTNDRRTPMLAGLVLLGSATFLLCFMQNVAMLILGRILQGMTSALTWSVGLALAVDTVSAERMGWAMGWIGIAMSLGTLTSPLFGGIVYSKGGYYEVWAMCFALIAADIVLRILVIEKKHAAKWLQRVETTQSQLTNVHTPTINSNEEDARDSTSQNPSYDHESLDRRKKRPGYLGAKDTLGLFTSPRLLAAFWGTIAEAVLLSAFDSTLPIFVKDLFGWDSTGAGLIFLPLVLPTCLGPFVGYLCDKYGPRWLSAFGFMFYIPFLVCLRFVSQNTMSDKVMLCGLLAGVGVGNAFTFGPVTAEISYAVEDRYTGRETKPIALGYALYNIAFSAGVIVGPLLGGFIRESAGFSAVGWSLAIISGATSIWCALFIGGPPLWEMRKMWKNSQQQPDRGSCVS; translated from the exons ATGACTGCCAGGAACGTTTGGGAAACGATAACAAGAAAGGGCAAACGTCCCCTATTCTTGGAACTTCGTTCATCAGTAACTTTTATCATTCTTATGGTGTCAATTGCCGTGTTCACT GACATATTTCCCTATGCCGTCGTTGTGCCCGTTTTACCATTTGCCTTGCAGACACGGGCAGGTGTTGCGGAGGACAAAG TGCAATTCTGGATCTCTGTTTCGCTGGCTGCTTTCGGTGCCGCTATTCTCGTTTCTGCGC CGGTATGGGGTGTTCTGGCAGATAGAACAAATGACCGACGCACGCCGATGCTTGCTGGTCTTGTACTCCTCGGCTCCGCCACGTTCCTCTTGTGCTTCATGCAAAATGTTGCCATGTTAATCCTTGGACGAATACTACAAGGCATGACTAGTGCCCTGACTTGGTCTGTCGGCCTGGCTCTGGCTGTAGATACAGTCTCGGCTGAGCGAATGGGATGGGCAATGGGCTGGATTGGGATAGCCATGTCCTTAGGCACATTGACCTCACCTTTATTTGGAGGTATTGTTTACTCCAAAGGTGGATATTACGAAGTCTGGGCCATGTGCTTTGCCCTCATTGCTGCCGATATTGTCTTGCGAATCTTGGTGATTGAGAAGAAGCACGCAGCAAAGTGGCTGCAGCGAGTAGAAACAACACAATCACAGCTCACCAATGTACATACGCCCACAATCAACTCGAACGAAGAAGATGCACGAGACAGCACTTCGCAAAATCCATCGTACGACCATGAGAGCCTTGAtagaaggaagaagaggccgGGGTACTTAGGGGCCAAGGACACACTCGGGTTGTTCACTAGCCCGAGATTGCTCGCCGCATTTTGGGGCACGATAGCCGAAGCCGTTCTTCTGTCAGCCTTTGACAGCACGCTTCCCATCTTTGTCAAGGATTTATTCGGTTGGGACTCTACTGGGGCCGGCCTGATCTTCCTTCCATTGGTATTGCCTACCTGTTTAGGCCCGTTTGTGGGATACCTCTGCGATAAATACGGGCCTCGATGGTTATCTGCATTTGGTTTCATGTTTTATATCCCATTCCTGGTTTGCCTTCGATTTGTGTCGCAGAACACAATGTCGGACAAAGTCATGCTGTGTGGCCTTTTGGCTGGCGTCGGTGTTGGTAATGCCTTCACTTTTGGGCCAGTAACTGCTGAAATCAGCTACGCAGTCGAGGACCGTTACACGGGCCGAGAAACGAAGCCCATTGCTCTGGGCTATGCTCTGTACAATATAGCATTTTCCGCAGGGGTCATAGTTGGACCTTTGTTGGGCGGATTTATTAGAGAGAGTGCTGGATTCTCGGCTGTGGGATGGAGCTTGGCTATCATCTCGGGAGCCACGTCGATTTGGTGTGCCTTGTTTATTGGGGGACCGCCTCTGTGGGAGATGCGGAAGATGTGGAAGAAtagccagcagcagcctgaCAGGGGAAGCTGCGTATCATAA
- a CDS encoding chloride channel protein 3, 4 (similar to Neosartorya fischeri NRRL 181 XP_001260673.1), which translates to MSGAAQNDPFASASSSSHSPPNAHTPPSTDDRDELDFLADDTADIAHHGHVLDDDPFTQDLNTPLSFKRKPKPSVLSGPSRFFSSLTGSPSVLRQDTPSPQRHLRSANISVATGSPQRSQSTNVNAVPKDGPSQDWYTEGPGRRVGYEDMTAIDWIFEYTKERQRMRVLSSTAHGIMGYVQLFVDASQVWVILVLTGLLVGAIAAGINITSDWLGDLKLGFCSSGPEGGHFYLNKSFCCYGYDQGSKCAGWKYWSEALGVHAAGGRWFIEYFFYLLFSVTLAYCAALLVQEYALYAKHSGIPELKTVLGGFVIRRFLGTWTLITKSMGLVLAVASGMWLGKEGPLVHVACCCANLFIKLFSNIRDNEARKREVLSAAAASGISVAFGSPIGGVLFSLEQLSYYFPDKTMWQSFVCAMTAAVCLQAFDPYRSGKLVLYQTKYSVDWHGFEIIPYAILGIFGGVYGGLFIRTNMAVARWKKSQSWLPGPILQVLAVAFLTALINYPNFYMKVQSTELVSSLFSECSRVLDDPIGLCRTGTASAGTVVLLIFAAVLGFFLATITFGLQIPAGIILPSMAIGALTGRAVGIIMEIWVHNHPNFFVFATCAPDVPCITPGTYAIIGASAALAGVTRMTVSIVVIMFELTGALTYVLPIMVAVMISKWVGDAFSRRGIYESWIHFNEYPFLDNSEEMTIPDVPAAQIMTRIEDLNVLTATGHTISSLNTILEMHAYRGFPVISDPREAILLGYISRAELSYNIRTATQPPRSLPAETEVFFSHQPLADPRTTLDLRPWMDQTPLTLPSRTNLHLVVTYFQKLGLRYVLFADRGVLQGILTKKDAWYVLNGADETRRTGAAPAGNTRDADDRDDAGEEHGLLRVEDRDDAASIL; encoded by the exons ATGTCTGGAGCCGCCCAGAACGACCCATTTGCCTCtgcttcgtcctcatctCATTCACCACCGAATGCGCACACGCCGCCATCCACCGACGACCGAGACGAGCTCGATTTCCTCGCCGACGACACCGCCGACATTGCTCACCATGGCCACGTCCTCGACGACGACCCCTTTACCCAAGATCTAAACACGCCCTTGTCCTTCAAACgaaagccaaagccatctGTGCTCTCGGGCCCATCACGATTCTTCTCATCCCTCACAGGCTCGCCGTCGGTGCTTCGACAAGATACACCATCGCCGCAAAGGCATCTCCGCAGTGCCAACATCTCCGTGGCTACGGGCTCGCCGCAAAGATCGCAGTCAACCAATGTCAATGCGGTGCCTAAAGATGGACCTTCCCAAGATTGGTACACCGAAGGCCCTGGCCGACGAGTCGGGTATGAGGACATGACGGCCATTGACTGGATCTTCGAGTACACCAAAGAACGACAGCGAATGCGGGTGCTGTCCTCCACCGCGCATGGAATAATGGGCTATGTCCAACTCTTCGTCGATGCAAGTCAGGTCTGGGTCATTCTAGTTCTGACGGGTTTGCTTGTCGGCGCAATCGCTGCAGGGATAAACATCACCAGCGACTGGTTAGGAGACCTGAAACTGGGCTTTTGCTCCAGCGGACCAGAGGGTGGTCATTTCTACCTCAACAAGAGCTTTTGCTGTTATGGGTATGATCAGGGTTCGAAATGTGCAGGCTGGAAGTACTGGAGTGAGGCCCTTGGTGTACATGCTGCTGGGGGCAGGTGGTTCATCGAATACTTTTTTTACCTCCTATTTTCT GTAACACTAGCGTATTGCGCTGCCCTTCTCGTGCAAGAGTACGCCTTGTATGCTAAGCATAGTGGTATACCTGAGCTCAAGACAGTCCTTGGAGGCTTTGTCATAAGAAGATTCTTGGGCACTTGGACCTTGATCACCAAGTCAATGGGTCTA GTACTTGCTGTTGCGTCTGGCATGTGGCTGGGAAAGGAGGGCCCCTTGGTACACGTGGCGTGTTGTTGCGCGAATCTATTCATCAAGCTATTCTCCAATATTAGAGACAATGAAG CTCGGAAACGAGAGGTGCtctctgcagctgcagcatctggCATCTCTGTGGCCTTTGGCTCACCCATTGGCGGTGTATTATTCAGTCTTGAG CAATTGTCATACTACTTCCCAGACAAGACCATGTGGCAAAGCTTTGTGTGTGCCATGACAGCAGCCGTCTGTTTGCAAGCCTTTGACCCCTACCGATCTGGCAAACTCGTCCTTTACCAGACCAAGTACAGCGTGGACTGGCACGGCTTTGAAATCATTCCTTATGCCATTCTGGGCATCTTTGGT GGTGTATACGGTGGTCTTTTTATCCGCACAAACATGGCTGTTGCCCGCTGGAAAAAGTCCCAATCCTGGCTTCCAGGACCGATTCTCCAAGTCCTCGCCGTGGCTTTTCTCACTGCCCTCATCAACTATCCCAACTTCTACATGAAGGTCCAGTCCACAGAACTCGTGTCGAGTTTATTCTCCGAATGCTCCCGTGTTCTCGACGACCCAATTGGTCTATGTCGGACGGGTACAGCATCAGCCGGGACAGTCGTGCTGCTCATCTTCGCCGCCGTCCTgggcttcttcctcgcaaCCATCACCTTTGGCCTCCAGATTCCCGCCGGCATTATCCTGCCGTCCATGGCAATAGGCGCACTGACAGGTCGCGCTGTGGGAATCATCATGGAGATCTGGGTACACAACCACCCTAatttcttcgtcttcgccaCCTGCGCACCCGACGTCCCCTGCATAACACCAGGAACTTACGCCATCATCGGCGCATCCGCCGCCCTGGCAGGCGTAACCCGCATGACCGTgtccatcgtcgtcatcatgttcGAGCTCACCGGCGCACTCACGTACGTCCTACCCATCATGGTGGCCGTCATGATATCCAAATGGGTAGGCGACGCCTTCTCGCGGCGCGGCATCTACGAATCCTGGATCCATTTCAACGAGTACCCGTTCCTCGACAACTCGGAGGAAATGACCATCCCCGACGTGCCCGCCGCCCAAATCATGACCCGAATCGAGGATTTAAACGTCCTCACTGCAACCGGACACACCATCTCGtccctcaacaccatcctcgaAATGCACGCCTACCGCGGCTTTCCTGTCATTTCGGATCCCCGCGAGGCCATCCTCCTGGGATACATATCCCGCGCAGAACTAAGCTACAATATCCGCACGGCCACACAACCGCCCCGCTCGCTGCCCGCCGAAACAgaagtcttcttctcgcATCAACCGCTTGCGGATCCACGAACAACACTCGATCTCCGGCCGtggatggaccagacgccCCTGACGCTTCCGTCCCGCACGAACCTCCATCTCGTGGTGACGTATTTCCAAAAACTCGGTCTTCGATACGTGCTCTTTGCGGACCGGGGCGTCCTACAGGGTATTCTTACCAAAAAGGATGCGTGGTACGTTCTCAATGGGGCGGATGAGACGAGGAGAACAGGTGCAGCGCCGGCAGGAAACACGAGGGATGCTGATGATAGGGACGACGCCGGTGAGGAGCATGGCTTGTTGAGAGTGGAGGATAGAGATGACGCGGCAAGTATATTATAG
- a CDS encoding small GTPase superfamily, Rho type (similar to Metarhizium robertsii ARSEF 23 XP_007819754.2) — MAVVATIKCVVVGDGAVGKTCLLISYTTNKFPSEYVPTVFDNYAVTVMIGDEPYTLGLFDTAGQEDYDRLRPLSYPQTDVFLVCFSVTSPASFENVREKWFPEVHHHCPGVPCLIVGTQVDLRDDPSVREKLMKQKMAPVRREDGERMAKELHAVKYVECSALTQFKLKDVFDEAIVAALEPPMPKKKSHKCLVL, encoded by the exons ATGGCCGTCGTCGCAACCATCAA GTGCGTTGTCGTCGGCGACGGTGCTGTCGGCAAGACATGTCTTCTGATCAGCTACACCACGAACAAATTCCCCTCCGAATACGTCCCGACCGTTTTCGATAACTATGCCGTCACAGTAAT GATCGGTGACGAGCCCTATACCCTCGGACTGTTCGATACCGCCGGTCAAGAAGATTACGATAGACTGCGACCCCTCTCATATCCTCAGACAGACGTTTTCCTCGTTTGCTTCAGTGTTACGTCCCCTGCCTCGTTTGAAAACGTTCGCGAGAAATGGTTCCCCGAGGTCCACCACCACTGTCCGGGAGTTCCCTGCCTCATTGTCGGCACTCAGGTCGATTTGAGAGATGATCCCAGCGTCAGGGAAAAGCtgatgaagcagaagatggcGCCTGTTAGAAGGGAAGACGGCGAGCGCATGGCTAAGGAGCTGCACGCTGTCAAGTACGTCGAGTGCAGTGCGCTTACGCAATTCAAGTTGAAGGATGTTTTTGATGAG GCTATTGTCGCCGCGTTAGAACCGCCGATGCCCAAAAAGAAGTCTCACAAGTGTCTAGTCCTTTAA